Proteins encoded in a region of the Nocardia asteroides genome:
- a CDS encoding N-acetylmuramoyl-L-alanine amidase: MRYRKPKRPYVLPVVTTLAVAAPLATLAPSDSTDYRTATNSELAAVSAELAEVALTQAPDIVLPLRELTGLALPELRLSDLRMLPTPESIAMPDRPPLPPDGRLSERIRLPSSNSDQTSVPEIASSQRAENSNSPAQTISQPTTGSVRFIADPGRLQPGTTPDTPALSPGAVTPELMSQVGAQVKELSSDTPFSMVALTAEKLADTKATIRARQPDGTWGPWYETEPVDTHRTDRSGPGATDGTEPIYVGNTNAVQVLVTREQSAAPTIRPVAQPGPIADDPAQPDTPAGQPVPRPDDPAQQVADLTAVLIDPGRGAVDGSLHDVAAPLPGGPSVITRAQWGADESIRCDQPTYDDNLGGVTVHHTAGRNDYSKSESAGIVRAIYTYHAKTLGWCDIGYNALVDKYGQVFEGRSGGLDRPVQGAHAGGFNENTSGVALMGNYESEQPTDAAIEAIGAFVGWRTKVAGLDPKGSTTMYSEGTSFTPYARGEAVRLPIVFAHRDVGNTTCPGDAAYALMDRIRDIAAGTPGASGGHNSQLPAIDESDVADLAALTTKLLNMVHDNIIARHWSHSGGPNGPLGTARSDVLPTAQGRQYAKFSNGYVYTAADGRVVEVLGTILDRFLQLGAETGVLGLPLRNAYPVPDGLRADFERGSLILNQLTGIVTTVWKTYNDTYQEQMGREPVGAQVSAPLPGSAPAQVSAPAPDREPAHLSAPVLDGAPAPGSTPAPGSTPVPGSGPVPGSTPAPGSAPAPGSAPAPGSAPASGNAPAPGGTPVPGDASAPSVSIPGSAPAPAVNQVPEARTPLPRPPAPAGSPTPIGPAPANTQDPAAVHTPHGSAPAVTDPAAVAPAASPSPEG; encoded by the coding sequence GTGCGGTACCGCAAACCGAAACGTCCCTACGTACTCCCGGTGGTCACCACCCTCGCGGTCGCGGCCCCGCTCGCCACGCTCGCGCCCAGCGATTCCACCGACTACCGCACCGCCACCAACAGCGAACTGGCCGCCGTATCGGCCGAACTGGCCGAGGTAGCGCTCACGCAGGCTCCCGATATCGTCTTACCGCTGCGCGAACTCACCGGGCTGGCCCTGCCTGAGCTGCGCCTTTCCGACCTGCGCATGCTGCCGACTCCGGAGTCCATCGCGATGCCGGACCGACCACCGCTACCACCGGATGGACGGCTATCCGAGCGAATACGACTACCCAGCTCGAATTCCGACCAAACCTCCGTCCCGGAGATCGCTTCGAGCCAGCGGGCCGAAAACTCGAATTCTCCTGCTCAGACAATTTCCCAACCCACCACAGGTAGTGTCCGATTCATCGCGGATCCCGGCCGGCTCCAGCCCGGAACCACGCCCGACACTCCCGCGCTGTCTCCTGGGGCTGTGACCCCCGAATTGATGAGTCAGGTGGGGGCCCAGGTCAAAGAACTCTCCAGCGACACGCCGTTCAGCATGGTCGCGCTCACCGCCGAAAAGCTGGCGGACACCAAGGCCACGATCCGCGCTCGGCAGCCCGACGGCACGTGGGGGCCGTGGTACGAGACCGAACCGGTCGACACCCATCGCACCGACCGTTCCGGCCCGGGCGCGACCGACGGGACCGAACCGATCTACGTCGGCAACACGAACGCCGTACAGGTGCTGGTCACCCGCGAGCAATCAGCGGCTCCGACGATCCGGCCGGTGGCGCAGCCTGGCCCGATCGCAGACGATCCGGCCCAGCCGGACACTCCGGCCGGACAACCCGTCCCGCGGCCGGACGATCCGGCCCAGCAGGTCGCAGACCTGACCGCCGTGCTCATCGATCCGGGCCGCGGCGCCGTCGACGGTTCGCTGCACGATGTCGCCGCGCCGTTGCCAGGCGGGCCGAGCGTCATCACCCGCGCCCAGTGGGGCGCCGACGAGTCCATCCGCTGTGACCAGCCGACCTATGACGACAACCTCGGCGGCGTCACGGTGCACCACACCGCGGGCCGCAACGACTACAGCAAGTCCGAGTCGGCGGGGATCGTCCGCGCGATCTACACCTATCACGCGAAGACGTTGGGCTGGTGCGACATCGGGTACAACGCGCTGGTCGACAAGTACGGTCAGGTCTTCGAAGGACGCTCCGGCGGCCTCGACCGGCCCGTGCAGGGTGCACACGCGGGCGGCTTCAACGAGAACACCTCGGGCGTCGCGCTGATGGGCAACTACGAGTCCGAACAACCGACGGACGCGGCGATCGAGGCGATCGGGGCTTTCGTGGGCTGGCGCACCAAGGTCGCCGGTCTGGACCCCAAAGGCTCCACCACGATGTACTCGGAGGGCACCTCGTTCACTCCGTATGCCCGGGGCGAGGCGGTGCGGTTGCCGATCGTCTTCGCACACCGCGACGTCGGCAACACCACCTGCCCCGGCGACGCCGCGTACGCGCTGATGGATCGGATCCGCGACATCGCCGCAGGCACTCCGGGCGCCTCGGGCGGACACAACAGCCAACTTCCCGCGATCGATGAATCCGACGTGGCGGATCTCGCGGCGCTGACCACGAAGCTGCTGAACATGGTGCACGACAACATCATCGCCAGGCACTGGTCGCACTCCGGCGGACCGAACGGACCACTCGGCACCGCCCGGTCCGACGTGCTGCCCACCGCACAGGGCCGGCAGTACGCGAAGTTCTCCAACGGATACGTCTACACCGCGGCGGACGGTCGGGTCGTCGAGGTTCTCGGCACGATCCTGGACCGCTTCCTGCAACTCGGCGCCGAAACGGGCGTCCTCGGGCTACCGCTGCGCAACGCCTACCCGGTCCCGGACGGCCTGCGCGCGGACTTCGAGCGCGGCTCCCTGATCCTCAACCAGCTCACCGGCATCGTCACCACAGTGTGGAAGACCTACAACGACACCTACCAGGAACAGATGGGCCGCGAACCGGTCGGGGCTCAGGTGAGCGCCCCGCTTCCGGGCAGCGCCCCGGCTCAGGTGAGCGCCCCCGCTCCTGACCGCGAACCGGCTCACCTGAGCGCGCCGGTTCTGGACGGTGCCCCGGCCCCTGGCAGCACCCCCGCTCCCGGCAGCACCCCAGTTCCCGGGAGCGGCCCGGTCCCTGGCAGCACCCCAGCTCCCGGCAGTGCCCCAGCTCCCGGCAGTGCCCCGGCTCCCGGCAGTGCCCCGGCTTCGGGCAATGCGCCCGCTCCGGGCGGCACCCCAGTTCCGGGCGATGCCTCGGCCCCGTCGGTCTCTATTCCCGGTAGTGCCCCCGCACCAGCTGTCAACCAGGTTCCAGAGGCGCGTACCCCGCTCCCCCGGCCACCCGCGCCGGCGGGAAGTCCCACCCCGATCGGTCCGGCGCCCGCGAACACACAAGACCCGGCTGCCGTTCACACCCCTCACGGCTCGGCACCCGCAGTCACCGACCCGGCCGCGGTGGCCCCAGCCGCTTCACCCTCACCCGAGGGTTGA
- a CDS encoding ABC transporter permease: protein MTEAEIIVQGAPEVTATGRRKLVLRRFLRNKPAVAGGLVLIALFVASFALPPLLPYDYQQLDYTALLQPPSLDHPFGTTQIGQDVLAQTLRGLQKSLVIGLCVALLSTTIAATAGSLAGLLGGWTDRAIMWLVDLLLVVPSFIIIALFAPRTKGSGSILLLIVLLSCFGWMISARIVRGLTLSLRDREFVRAARYMGAPTRTVILSHVIPNIASILIIDTTLTVGSAIMAETGLSFLGFGVQPPDVSLGSLIAAGTKSALTYPWLFLFAGGLLILTVLCANLVGDGLRDAFDPGAKGARSKKKKDRA from the coding sequence ATGACCGAAGCCGAAATCATCGTCCAGGGCGCTCCGGAGGTCACCGCGACCGGACGGCGCAAGCTGGTCCTGCGGCGGTTCCTGCGCAACAAGCCCGCCGTCGCGGGCGGCCTGGTCCTGATCGCGCTGTTCGTCGCGAGCTTCGCGCTGCCGCCCTTGCTGCCCTACGACTACCAGCAACTGGACTACACGGCCCTGCTGCAACCGCCGAGCCTGGATCATCCGTTCGGCACCACCCAGATCGGTCAGGACGTGCTCGCGCAAACCCTGCGCGGATTGCAGAAATCCCTGGTGATCGGCCTGTGCGTCGCGCTGTTGTCCACCACGATCGCGGCCACCGCCGGTTCGCTGGCCGGATTGCTCGGCGGCTGGACCGACCGCGCGATCATGTGGCTGGTCGATCTGCTGCTGGTGGTGCCGAGCTTCATCATCATCGCGCTGTTCGCGCCGCGCACCAAGGGCAGCGGTTCCATCCTGCTGCTGATCGTCCTGCTGTCCTGCTTCGGCTGGATGATCTCGGCGCGGATCGTGCGCGGCCTGACCCTGAGTCTGCGTGATCGCGAATTCGTCCGGGCCGCACGGTACATGGGTGCGCCCACCCGCACGGTGATCCTCAGCCACGTCATCCCGAACATCGCCTCGATCCTGATCATCGACACCACCCTCACCGTCGGCTCGGCGATCATGGCCGAGACCGGGTTGAGCTTCCTCGGTTTCGGTGTGCAGCCGCCGGACGTGTCGCTGGGTTCGCTGATCGCGGCGGGCACCAAATCGGCGCTGACCTATCCCTGGTTGTTCCTGTTCGCCGGCGGTCTGCTGATCCTCACGGTGCTCTGCGCGAACCTGGTCGGCGACGGACTGCGCGACGCGTTCGATCCCGGCGCCAAGGGGGCACGGTCGAAGAAGAAGAAGGATCGAGCATGA
- a CDS encoding ABC transporter permease, which produces MTGFLLRRALNYVVLLLLASFLTFSLASLTFRPLDSLEQRNPRPPQAVIDAKAEELHLDDPIPERYLTWIKGIPHGDFGTTLAGQPVSEELPRRVAVSLRLLIVGSLVGTVLGVLIGAAGAIRQYKFSDYFTTVVSLLVLSTPVFLLATLLKYGALEINSLTGSQIFLYTGETSASRIDGFWPQLLDRVQHLILPTTALALGAMAGYSRYQRNAMLDVLQSDFIRTARAKGLTRSKALYKHGLRTALIPMATLFAYSLGGLITGATFTEKIFGWHGVGEWLVDSINAQDLYVVVTVTAFAGLVVLVSGLLSDIVYAFLDPRVRVG; this is translated from the coding sequence ATGACCGGCTTCCTGCTACGACGCGCGCTCAACTATGTCGTGCTGTTGCTGCTGGCTTCGTTCCTGACGTTCAGTCTGGCGTCTCTGACGTTCCGGCCGCTGGACAGTCTCGAACAACGCAATCCGCGCCCGCCACAGGCAGTGATCGACGCCAAGGCCGAAGAGTTGCATCTCGACGACCCGATTCCGGAGCGCTACCTCACCTGGATCAAAGGGATCCCGCACGGCGACTTCGGCACCACGCTCGCCGGTCAGCCGGTGAGCGAGGAGCTGCCACGGCGGGTGGCGGTGAGCCTGCGGTTGCTGATCGTCGGCTCACTGGTCGGCACGGTGCTCGGCGTTCTGATCGGCGCGGCGGGCGCGATCCGGCAATACAAATTCAGCGACTACTTCACGACGGTGGTGTCGCTGCTCGTTTTGAGCACGCCGGTGTTCCTGCTCGCGACGCTGCTGAAATATGGTGCGCTGGAGATCAATTCGCTCACCGGATCGCAGATCTTCCTCTATACCGGCGAGACGTCGGCGAGCAGGATCGACGGGTTCTGGCCGCAGTTGCTCGACCGCGTCCAGCATCTGATCCTGCCCACCACCGCGCTGGCTCTCGGCGCCATGGCCGGTTACAGCCGGTACCAGCGCAATGCCATGCTGGATGTGTTGCAGAGCGATTTCATTCGCACCGCCCGCGCGAAAGGCCTCACTCGCAGCAAGGCGCTGTACAAGCACGGCCTGCGCACGGCGCTGATCCCGATGGCCACGCTGTTCGCCTACAGCCTCGGCGGCCTGATCACCGGAGCGACGTTCACCGAGAAGATCTTCGGCTGGCACGGCGTCGGTGAATGGCTGGTCGACTCGATCAACGCCCAGGACCTCTACGTGGTGGTGACGGTCACCGCGTTCGCCGGACTGGTCGTGCTGGTGTCGGGTCTGCTGTCGGACATCGTGTACGCGTTCCTCGACCCCAGGGTGCGTGTGGGATGA
- a CDS encoding MerR family transcriptional regulator, with protein sequence MVTGEWSIQDLAKAAGTTSRTLRHYGQLGLLPPSRIGANGYRYYDQGSLVRLQRILLLRELGLGLPVIAEVLAGEQDTAAALRTHLQLLRQEQDRIRRQIESVQTTLHKTERGEQLVAAEVFDGFDHTKYKDEVIERWGKEAYESGDRWWRSMSDADRKAFQQTHLDIAADYGRAHADGLALDSDEVQAIVQRHYDWIGVGWQGRPVVKEAFINLGEMYVADPRFAVNYDVHGAGTAEYVRDAMKIYAEQRL encoded by the coding sequence ATGGTCACCGGGGAATGGTCCATTCAGGATCTGGCGAAGGCGGCCGGTACCACCAGTCGCACGCTGCGTCACTACGGGCAGCTCGGGCTGTTGCCGCCCAGCCGGATCGGCGCCAACGGGTACCGCTACTACGACCAGGGCTCCCTCGTGCGGTTACAACGCATCCTGCTGCTGCGCGAACTCGGCCTCGGCCTTCCGGTCATCGCCGAAGTCCTCGCCGGAGAGCAGGACACCGCCGCCGCGCTGCGCACGCACCTGCAACTGCTTCGGCAGGAACAGGATCGGATCCGGCGGCAGATCGAGTCGGTGCAAACCACGCTGCACAAGACGGAAAGAGGTGAACAACTCGTGGCAGCAGAAGTTTTCGACGGCTTCGACCACACGAAGTACAAGGACGAGGTGATCGAACGCTGGGGCAAGGAGGCCTACGAGAGCGGCGACCGCTGGTGGCGCTCGATGTCCGACGCGGACCGGAAGGCCTTCCAGCAGACCCATCTCGACATCGCCGCCGACTACGGCCGGGCGCACGCCGACGGGCTCGCGCTCGACAGCGACGAGGTGCAGGCCATCGTCCAGCGCCACTACGACTGGATCGGCGTCGGCTGGCAGGGGCGGCCGGTGGTGAAGGAAGCCTTCATCAACCTGGGCGAGATGTACGTCGCCGACCCGCGCTTCGCGGTCAACTACGACGTGCACGGCGCGGGCACCGCCGAGTACGTGCGGGACGCGATGAAGATCTACGCCGAGCAGCGGCTGTAG
- a CDS encoding TetR/AcrR family transcriptional regulator, which yields MDKPLRSDAQRNRDALVTAARAVFTERGLDAPLKEIAARAGVAIGTLYNRFPTRDDLIAAAVEDRIEAGSRIAEDALAIDDPWESFVYLVERVCALQAADRLLSELAVRTAPSRAIARAQEYGHGLMRRIIARAQEAGVLRADWVLEDIAFITWSHTRIVEATGHIAPEAWRRHLGLVLDGLRAEAAHPLPVPPITEDQLMHALGRGDRTSTPE from the coding sequence GTGGACAAGCCGTTACGCAGCGACGCCCAGCGCAATCGGGACGCGCTCGTGACCGCCGCCCGCGCGGTCTTCACCGAACGCGGTCTCGACGCACCGCTGAAGGAGATCGCCGCGCGCGCGGGAGTCGCCATCGGCACCCTGTACAACCGCTTCCCCACCCGCGACGACCTCATCGCGGCCGCGGTCGAGGACCGGATCGAAGCGGGCAGCCGCATCGCCGAGGACGCGCTGGCCATCGACGATCCCTGGGAGTCGTTCGTCTACTTGGTGGAGCGGGTCTGCGCTTTGCAAGCCGCCGACCGGCTACTCAGCGAACTGGCGGTTCGCACCGCCCCCAGCCGCGCCATCGCTCGGGCACAGGAATACGGCCACGGCCTGATGCGCCGGATCATCGCCCGCGCCCAGGAAGCCGGCGTCCTGCGCGCCGACTGGGTACTCGAGGACATCGCCTTCATCACCTGGTCACACACCAGAATCGTCGAGGCGACCGGTCACATCGCCCCCGAAGCCTGGCGGCGCCACCTCGGCTTGGTACTCGACGGCCTACGCGCGGAGGCCGCCCATCCACTCCCGGTCCCCCCGATCACCGAAGACCAACTGATGCACGCGCTCGGACGGGGCGACCGCACTTCGACCCCGGAATGA
- a CDS encoding SpoIID/LytB domain-containing protein — translation MLLSGIGLIAGTVLSSWPEGAPYRPLVGPGHGRGMSQVGAFESARQGWGAERILARYYPGAALATVAPAAVRVRLMAQDDSSLDAFAAAGARVAGREVTPGQAAHLTPLPGGGANVVVTHGCDGEVLWQAATDDPWIHPIDPSPNRPAAEHLTLCGGSAYRGALGVALEDGAARTVNQVDVEDYLLGVVPAEVQANWADKGAAEALRAQAIAARSYALAEQRYPYARTCDTTACQRYPGTAKEDSRTSAAVAATAGAVLLREGRILRAEYSAAPDGAEPAGIDTLDVGPAPGEPVTTAPTEDPREQASVTESAIDAEYRRIGGASSGIGAPLGPEMILPQRAGTYRHYTNGVIVVTPALGAQVVDYSRMLQVVPEAPGAQGIPPSHAPAAGDSPRLGGAVGLGGAAGFGGAAQPGGATQPGSAAQPGGATQPGSAAQPGGAAQPGGVAQPGGVAQPGGVTQPGGVTQPGGVTQPGGAAQPGGAAQPGGVTHPGDAAQPRRATQPTVSPH, via the coding sequence ATGTTGCTCAGCGGCATCGGGCTTATCGCTGGCACAGTGCTGTCCAGCTGGCCGGAAGGGGCTCCCTACCGACCTTTGGTCGGGCCGGGGCACGGGCGCGGCATGAGTCAGGTCGGTGCGTTCGAGAGCGCGCGGCAGGGCTGGGGAGCCGAACGCATCCTCGCGCGCTACTACCCCGGTGCGGCGCTCGCCACCGTCGCGCCCGCAGCCGTCCGGGTGCGGCTCATGGCGCAGGACGACTCGTCCCTGGACGCCTTCGCCGCCGCCGGTGCGCGGGTGGCGGGCCGAGAAGTCACACCCGGCCAGGCCGCGCACCTGACGCCTCTGCCGGGCGGTGGCGCGAATGTGGTCGTCACGCACGGCTGCGACGGCGAGGTGCTGTGGCAGGCAGCGACCGACGACCCCTGGATTCACCCGATCGATCCCAGCCCGAATCGCCCTGCGGCGGAACATCTCACGCTGTGTGGTGGTTCGGCGTATCGCGGTGCGCTCGGCGTCGCCCTCGAGGACGGCGCGGCCCGCACGGTCAACCAGGTGGACGTCGAGGACTATCTGCTCGGTGTGGTCCCGGCCGAGGTGCAGGCCAACTGGGCGGACAAAGGCGCGGCCGAGGCGCTGCGCGCCCAGGCGATCGCGGCGCGTTCGTATGCCCTTGCCGAACAACGTTATCCGTACGCGCGGACCTGCGACACAACTGCCTGCCAGCGGTATCCGGGTACCGCGAAGGAGGATTCGCGAACGTCGGCAGCGGTCGCGGCCACGGCAGGCGCCGTATTGCTGCGCGAAGGCCGGATCCTGCGGGCGGAGTACTCCGCCGCGCCGGACGGTGCGGAACCCGCCGGCATCGACACTCTCGACGTCGGCCCCGCGCCCGGTGAGCCGGTGACCACCGCCCCCACCGAGGATCCGCGCGAGCAGGCGTCGGTTACCGAGTCGGCGATCGACGCCGAATACCGCCGCATCGGCGGCGCGAGCAGCGGAATCGGTGCGCCGCTCGGTCCCGAGATGATCCTGCCGCAACGGGCGGGCACCTACCGGCACTACACCAACGGCGTCATCGTGGTGACGCCCGCGCTGGGCGCGCAGGTCGTCGACTACTCGCGGATGTTGCAAGTGGTGCCGGAAGCACCAGGAGCACAGGGGATCCCGCCCAGTCACGCACCTGCTGCGGGTGACTCGCCTCGACTTGGCGGTGCGGTGGGACTTGGTGGTGCGGCGGGATTTGGTGGTGCGGCCCAGCCTGGTGGGGCGACGCAGCCCGGTAGTGCGGCCCAGCCTGGTGGGGCGACGCAGCCCGGTAGTGCGGCCCAGCCTGGTGGTGCGGCCCAGCCTGGTGGTGTGGCGCAACCCGGTGGTGTGGCGCAACCCGGTGGTGTGACGCAACCCGGTGGTGTGACGCAACCCGGTGGTGTGACGCAGCCTGGTGGTGCGGCCCAGCCCGGAGGGGCGGCCCAGCCCGGAGGGGTGACTCACCCCGGCGACGCGGCCCAGCCCCGGAGGGCGACTCAACCGACGGTGTCGCCGCACTAG
- a CDS encoding HAD family hydrolase: MEWVTPPHLPKPKMVATDVDGTLIDHDERVTARTKAAVGALIADGVPFVLATGRPPRWIDPVVQGLGYAPLCVCGNGAVIYDSATDRVLASMTLDVPTLAWLADLAERALPGCGLAAERVGESAHDAVTPQFVSSPQYEHAWLNPDDTSVAREEVIDAPAIKMLIRLPGARSSDMRSVLAPLIGERADITYSTEHGLIELSAPGITKAAGLTVVAQRLGVDAATIVAFGDMPNDVPMLTMAGHGVAMRNAHPEALAAADEIAESNSDDGVARVLERWWV; the protein is encoded by the coding sequence ATGGAATGGGTGACGCCCCCGCACCTGCCCAAGCCGAAGATGGTCGCCACCGATGTGGACGGCACGCTCATCGATCACGACGAGCGGGTGACCGCGCGGACCAAGGCGGCGGTAGGCGCCCTGATCGCCGACGGTGTGCCGTTCGTGCTGGCCACCGGGCGGCCGCCGCGCTGGATCGATCCGGTGGTGCAGGGCCTGGGCTACGCGCCGCTGTGCGTGTGCGGCAACGGCGCGGTGATCTACGACAGCGCCACCGACCGGGTGCTGGCCAGCATGACGTTGGACGTGCCGACGCTCGCCTGGCTCGCCGACCTCGCCGAGCGGGCGTTGCCGGGCTGCGGTCTCGCGGCCGAACGCGTTGGTGAGAGCGCGCACGACGCGGTGACGCCGCAATTCGTCAGCTCGCCCCAATACGAGCACGCCTGGCTGAATCCCGACGACACCTCGGTCGCCCGCGAGGAGGTCATCGACGCGCCCGCCATCAAGATGCTGATCCGACTACCGGGCGCGCGCAGCTCGGACATGCGCTCGGTGCTCGCGCCGCTGATCGGCGAGCGAGCCGACATCACCTACTCGACCGAGCACGGGCTCATCGAACTGTCCGCGCCCGGCATCACCAAAGCCGCCGGTCTGACCGTGGTCGCCCAGCGGCTCGGCGTGGACGCGGCCACCATCGTCGCGTTCGGCGACATGCCCAACGACGTCCCCATGCTCACCATGGCGGGCCACGGCGTCGCCATGCGCAACGCCCACCCCGAAGCCCTGGCGGCCGCCGACGAGATCGCCGAATCGAACTCCGACGACGGCGTCGCGCGCGTCCTCGAACGCTGGTGGGTATGA